Proteins co-encoded in one Odontesthes bonariensis isolate fOdoBon6 chromosome 24, fOdoBon6.hap1, whole genome shotgun sequence genomic window:
- the LOC142375354 gene encoding methylmalonate-semialdehyde/malonate-semialdehyde dehydrogenase [acylating], mitochondrial-like: protein MAAILLRSVLNKKVPLQLGRMGYSSSSVPNTKLFIDGKFVESNTSEWLDINNPATNEVVGRCPKATQTEMLAAVDSCSRAFKSWSETSILSRQQIFLRYQQLIKDNIKELSKIITLEQGKTLADAEGDVFRGLQVVEHACSITSLMLGETLPSITKDMDTYTYRLPIGVCAGIAPFNFPAMIPMWMFPVGMVCGNTYLMKPSERVPGCTMLLAKLLQDAGAPDGTLNIIHGQHAAVNFICDHPAIKAISFVGSNQAGEYIYERGSKNGKRVQSNMGAKNHGVVMPDANKENTLNQLVGAAFGAAGQRCMALSTAIFVGESREWLPELVELSKSLRVNAGDQPGADVGPLISPEAKDRVEFLIQSGVEEGAKLLLDGRNVNVKGYENGNFVGPTILGNITSDMKCYREEIFGPVLVVMEADTLDDAISLINNNPYGNGTAIFTTNGATARKYTHEVDVGQIGVNVPIPVPLPMFSFTGSRGSFRGDTNFYGKQGIQFFTQIKTVTSQWKAEDATVRSPAVTMPTMGR from the exons ATGGCAGCAATTCTCCTCCGGTCCGTGTTGAACAAGAAG gtcCCCCTTCAGCTGGGTCGAATGGGCTACTCCTCCTCCTCGGTG CCCAACACAAAGCTGTTCATCGATGGCAAGTTTGTCGAGTCCAACACATCTGAATGGCTAGACATAAACAATCCT GCCACTAATGAAGTGGTGGGACGCTGCCCCAAAGCTACTCAGACGGAGATGCTGGCAGCTGTGGATTCCTGCTCCCGAGCCTTTAAGTCCTGGTCTGAGACTTCCATCCTCAGCAGGCAACAGATCTTCCTTCGCTACCAGCAGCTCATAAAGGATAACATT AAAGAGCTGTCGAAAATCATCACCTTGGAGCAGGGCAAAACTCTGGCTGATGCAGAGGGAGATGTATTTAGAGGACTGC AGGTGGTTGAGCACGCCTGCAGCATCACATCCCTCATGCTTGGGGAAACCTTGCCCTCCATTACAAAGGACATGGACACGTACACGTACCGTCTGCCCATCGGGGTTTGTGCCGGCATCGCTCCTTTTAACTTCCCCGCCATGATCCCTATGTGGATGTTCCCCGTCGGGATGGTGTGTGGCAACACTTACCTGATGAAGCCCTCCGAGCGTGTCCCAGGCTGCACCATGCTTTTGGCTAAATTGCTCCAGGATGCTGGGGCTCCGGATGGTACCCTCAACATCATCCACGGGCAGCATGCAG CGGTGAACTTTATCTGTGACCATCCAGCCATCAAAGCCATCAGCTTTGTGGGATCCAACCAGGCGGGAGAGTACATCTATGAGCGAGGTTCCAAGAATGGCAAGAGAGTGCAGTCCAACATG GGTGCCAAGAACCATGGTGTGGTGATGCCTGATGCCAACAAAGAAAATACCCTCAACCAACTGGTGGGTGCTGCCTTTGGGGCAGCCGGCCAGCGCTGCATGGCTCTCTCCACAGCTATTTTTGTTGGGGAGTCTCGTGAATGGCTCCCGGAGCTGGTGGAACTCTCCAAATCACTGCGTGTAAATGCAG GCGATCAGCCTGGGGCAGATGTGGGTCCCCTGATCTCTCCGGAAGCCAAGGACAGGGTGGAGTTCTTGATCCAGAGCGGCGTGGAGGAGGGTGCcaagctgctgctggatgggAGAAATGTTAATGTCAAAGGATATGAAAATGGAAACTTTGTAGGACCCACCATTTTAGGCAATATTACG TCTGACATGAAATGCTACAGAGAGGAGATCTTCGGGCCAGTGCTCGTCGTCATGGAGGCCGACACTCTCGATGATGCCATCTCTCTAATCAACAACAACCCGTATGGCAACGGCACAGCAATCTTTACCACCAACGGAGCCACAGCACGCAAATACACGCACGAGGTGGATGTAGGCCAG ATTGGCGTGAATGTACCTATCCCTGTGCCCCTCCCCATGTTCTCCTTTACTGGCTCCAGAGGTTCATTCAGAGGAGATACCAACTTCTATGGAAAGCAG GGCATTCAGTTCTTCACTCAGATCAAAACTGTGACATCACAGTGGAAGGCTGAGGATGCCACTGTAAGGAGCCCGGCTGTTACCATGCCAACCATGGGTCGCTAA